The proteins below are encoded in one region of Triticum aestivum cultivar Chinese Spring chromosome 1B, IWGSC CS RefSeq v2.1, whole genome shotgun sequence:
- the LOC123133269 gene encoding beta-hexosaminidase 3, whose amino-acid sequence MMAPALMRLMLALAVVGCCAARQPGGRVDLWPMPASVTRGARTLYVARDLKLSTAGTGYKDGKAILADAFRRMVAVIQLNHAINGSYHGLPVLAGVNVAVRSPDDELKFGVDESYKLTVPATGNPIYARIEAQTVFGALHALETLSQLCYFDFILSVTGLHWAPWTIVDKPRFPYRGLLIDTARHYLPVPVIKSVIDSMVYSKLNVLHWHIVDEQSFPLEIPSYPKLSNGAYSYSEKYTINDAIDIVQYAEKRGVNVLAEIDVPGHAGSWGVGYPSLWPSATCQQPLDVSSDFTFKVIDGILSDFSKVFKFKFVHLGGDEVDTSCWTTTPRIKSWLVQHGMNESDAYRYFVLKAQKIAISHGYEIINWEETFNNFGDKLDRKTVVHNWLGGGVAEKVVSAGLRCIVSNQDKWYLDHLDATWEGFYMNEPLTNIYNPEQQKLILGGEVCMWGEHIDASDIQQTIWPRAAAAAERLWTPVEKLAKDTTAVTARLAHFRCLLNERGIAAAPLAGYGRTAPSEPGSCIRQ is encoded by the exons ATGATGGCGCCGGCGCTGATGAGGCTGATGCTGGCGCTAGCGGTGGTGGGCTGCTGCGCCGCCCGGCAGCCCGGCGGCCGCGTTGACCTGTGGCCAATGCCCGCGTCCGTGACCCGCGGGGCCAGGACGCTCTACGTCGCCAGGGACCTCAAGCTGTCGACCGCCGGGACCGGGTACAAGGACGGGAAGGCCATCCTGGCCGACGCCTTCAGGAGGATGGTGGCCGTCATCCAGCTCAACCACGCCATCAACGGCAGCTACCACGGCCTGCCCGTGCTCGCCGGCGTCAATGTGGCCGTCCGTTCCCCGGACGACGAG CTCAAGTTCGGGGTGGATGAATCGTACAAGCTGACCGTGCCTGCAACTGGGAATCCGATATATGCCCGAATTGAG GCCCAAACAGTGTTCGGAGCGCTTCATGCTTTAGAG ACACTCAGTCAATTGTGTTACTTCGATTTTATTTTAAGTGTAACTGGACTACATTGGGCTCCTTGGACTATCGTGGACAAGCCCAGATTTCCTTATCGTGGGCTTCTTATTG ATACCGCAAGGCATTATCTTCCTGTCCCAGTAATCAAAAGTGTAATCGATTCAATGGTCTACAGTAAGTTG AATGTTCTTCATTGGCACATCGTGGATGAGCAGTCATTTCCTCTTGAAATACCTTCATACCCAAAATTATCAAATGGTGCATACTCTTATTCAGAAAAATATACAATCAATGATGCAATCGACATTGTACA ATATGCTGAAAAAAGAGGTGTAAATGTCTTGGCTGAGATTGATGTTCCTGGCCATGCTGGCTCATG GGGTGTTGGATATCCGTCGTTATGGCCGTCAGCTACCTGTCAACAACCGCTTGATGTCAGCAGCGACTTTACATTTAAAGTGATCGACGGAATTCTTTCAG ATTTTAGCAAGGTTTTTAAGTTCAAGTTTGTTCATTTGGGAGGCGACGAAGTCGATACAA GTTGCTGGACTACCACACCACGCATTAAATCATG GTTGGTTCAACATGGTATGAATGAGTCTGATGCTTACAGATATTTTGTCCTAAAGGCTCAAAAGATTGCAATTTCACATGGCTACGAGATTATTAACTG GGAAGAAACATTTAACAACTTTGGAGACAAGTTGGACCGCAAAACTGTGGTGCATAACTG GCTTGGAGGTGGAGTTGCAGAGAAAGTGGTTTCTGCTGGTCTGAGATGCATTGTCAGCAACCAGGATAAGTGGTACCTAGATCACCTGGATGCTACATGGGAAGGATTCTATATGAATGAACCATTAACAAATATCTACAACCCAGAACAACAGAAGTTGATTCTTGGCGGAGAAGTATGCATGTGGGGCGAACACATAGATGCATCCGACATTCAACAAACCATTTGGCCTCGTGCTGCAGCAGCTGCAG AGCGACTGTGGACTCCCGTTGAGAAGCTTGCGAAGGACACAACGGCGGTCACTGCAAGATTGGCACACTTCAGGTGTCTGCTGAATGAGAGAGGGATCGCCGCGGCACCGCTGGCTGGATATGGCCGCACAGCTCCATCAGAGCCAGGATCCTGTATAAGGCAGTAG